ATCTGGTAATGGGTGTGATGTATGCCCCAGGCACTGCAAACAATATCTGCAAACACGGCTGCTATCAGGCAGGGAATCAGGGCATCATAGCGCATTACTCCAATGGCCAATACTTCCAGTGCAAACACCGCTCCTGTCAGCGGTGTACCGAACACAGCTCCAAAACCCGCGGCGATACCGGTTGTCAGCAATATTCGTATATCCAACACCGATAGGCCCAGTTTCTTTCCTATCAAACCGGCCATGCTACCTCCGATCTGAACGGCTGTTCCTTCACGGCCCGCAGAGCCACCAAATAAATGAGTAATAATGGTGGTGAGTAACACCAGCGGCGCCATACGTGCAGGGACCCCGCCACCGGGCTGGTGTATCTCCTCCATAATAAGATTATTACCTCTCTCCGCCTGCTTCCCTGCCAGCCGGTATAACCAGTAAATCAGCACACCCGCCACCGGCAACAGGTACAACAACCATTCATGCTCCCAGCGGATATGCGTTACCTGGTCGAGCAGCCATAGAAACAATGCTACCAGCGAACCTACAACAATCGCAACTGGAATTACCAATACAGTCCATTTCAGCAACTGATAAGCAACCGTTAATTGTTCCGGAAAAGTTTTCGTTTTTTTCATATCCTACAAATAGCAGTAAAGAATGGTATCCTGTACCATCAAATATTTGTAGGCGCCATCAGACAGCGGGAGCTGCCGGTTTGGGTCAGGAAGACACCATTTCCTGTTGTCAAACAAAAATACATTTATTCTTTTAATAATCCAGCATAAAATGCTGCTCCCCATAAAGCCGTCTTATCATTATTGACGATATGTACAGGCGTGCTGGCTAATAATTCCGCCATCCGGTCGCCCTGCAGATAGTGATGATAGAACTCCCCGGTTTCCAGCATAACAGCGATCTTCGGAGGAATCCCTCCTCCCAGGAACAGTCCACCGGTTGATTTCATTTTCAACACCAGGTTGCATGATTCTCTCGCCAGATACCGTACAAATAACTCCATTGTTTTCATACATACCGGTACCTTTCCTTCCAGCGCAGCCTTACTGATCTCCGCAGAAGGATCGCCGGCATCCATCGCAGCTTTCAGTGCTGAAGGCTCTTCCATCCCTTTGATATCTCTCAGAAACTGGTAAATATCGTGTATACCCGGACCACTGATGAGGCGCTCCCAGCTTACGATTTCATATTTTTCCTGTAAATACCTGAGTAAAAGAATATCAAGGTCCGTTCTGGGAGCAAAATCCGTATGCCCTCCTTCTGTCGGGAACGGGTGATGGTATGTTCCATCCCAGTACAAGCCGGCCATTCCCAGCCCGGTTCCCGGAGCTATAATCGCCATATTACCGGCATGGTCTCCTGCTCCTCTGTGCAAGGTGGTCAGCTGCTGCGACGATAAAGTAGCCAGTCCGTATGCGGTGGCCTCGAGGTCATTGATCAGCGCTACTGCCTGTATTCCCGTCCCCTGGCGAATCTCCTCTTCACTTAACTCTCTGCTCAGATTAGTCAGCTCTACTTTTCCCCTGACCACAGGACCCGCAACGCCAATGCATATACGTTGAGGCGGCGTATCCTGGCATTCACCAAGAAACTGCCTAATCATGTCAGAAAAGTTCTTATACTCACGGGAGGCATATTTTTCCTCCCTGATCAGGTTTAATTCACCATTCTGAATACTGAATAACGCCAGGTTGGTCTTTGTTCCCCCCAAATCGCCAGCCAGCAAATAGCTTTTCCGGTCGCCATCGTGCGCCGGTTCAACAAAACGTGGAAGATATGACTGCTTTTTCAGTGTTTGCATCGCCGAGGAAGTTTGTTTAAAAATAAGGTTTATCTGAAGAAATTACGAACAGTCTTTAGTTTTTAGCTGTTAGCCGTTAGTAAAAATGCGGCGAATAGGATGTTATATTAAAAATAATTTGATATCCGAGACATTTTACTAACGGTTAAAGCCTTGGAACACCTTTTGCGTCGGGGAAACCGTACCATTCAAACAAAATGCGATATGGAAAGACACACGTATCAGACGGGAATTATCGGCAACTGCGCCTTCCTGGCGCATATCAACAAGAATACGAATATCGACTGGCTTTGCTGGCCCCGCATGGATAGCAGCTTTATCTTCGGCGGGTTGCTGGATCAGAAACGCGGCGGCACTTTCTCCATTTTGCCTGAGGAAAGTTATTCGTCCCACCAGTTCTACATGGAAAATACCAATATCCTGTGTACTGAAATTACCACTACGGCCGGGAGCTATCGCATCACCGATTTCGCGCCCCGCTTTATGCAATACGAGCGCTTCTTCAAGCCACTGATGCTGATCCGCAAAATAGAACCCATGGAGGGGTCGCCCAGGATTAAAGTGAAATGCGAACCTGTATACGACTACGGCGCCCGTAAACTCAGGCCCAGAAGAGGCAGCAGCCATGTGGAATATGTTGGAGGCGATGAAAGCATCCGGCTGACCACCAACATCGCAGTGAGTTATATCATCGACGAGGAATATTTTGTGCTGAACGACACCAAGTACCTGATACTTACTTATGGGCATCCGCTGGAAGCCCCACTGGCTAGTACCGCCGAACGGTTTCTCCGGGAAACAGTCCAGTATTGGCGTACCTGGATCAAGCATTCCTCTATCGCCAATTATTTTCAACCCTACGTGATCCGGTCGGCCCTGGCGCTTAAAATACACCAGTTCGAAGATACCGGCGCTGTCATTGCCGCCAGCACCACCAGCTTACCCGAATTTCCCGGCAGTGGCCGCAATTGGGACTACCGCTACTGCTGGATGAGAGACTCCTATTATATTATTACCGCGCTTAATCACATCGGGCATTTTGAAGAAATGGAGCGCTACTTCGGCTATATCACGGATATATCCTTTTCCGACGACCTCCGTTATCAGCCGCTTTATGGAATTACCGGCGAGCGGATACTGACGGAAACCATACTGCCTCACCTCGACGGCTATATGAATAATACACCCGTTCGTATTGGAAACCAGGCCTATGAGCACATTCAAAACGATATATACGGACAGGTACTGATTTCCATGCTACCATTATATACTGATCACCGCTTCGTATTTTCAGAGCGGAAAGATTCCGGCAGGTGGCTGGATTTATTATTAAAGAAGATAGAAAGAACGATTGATGAGAAAGATGCGGGCATATGGGAATTCCGCAATATGGCTAACATCCATTGCTATACGAATCTGTTCCAATGGGCAGGCTGTTCTGCTGCTGAGAAAATGGCACGCACTATTGGCAACGAAACGCTGCTGCAAAAGGCAATTGCGCTGAAAGAAAAAGCAGCCGCCCACATCGAAAGCTGTTACGATCCTGTACGGAGAGTATATACCAATGCAGCAGGTAGTCAACATCTCGATGCCAGTACCCTGCAGCTCATCATGATGAACTACCTGGACCCGACTTCTGAAAAAGCGCGCGACCATCTCGCCGCCTTGGAAAGAGAGCTCAAAACTCCGGAGGGGCTCTTCTACCGCTATCTTCATTCCGATGACTTCGGTAAGCCCAAGACCACTTTCCTGGTTTGCGCTTTTTGGTACGTAGAAGCACTTGCCTGTGTAGGCCGGCTGGACGAAGCCCAACAGGAATTCAACCGCCTGCTCCAATATTCCAATCACCTCCTCCTTTTCAGCGAAGACGTCGACGCTGAAAGCGGCGGCCAATGGGGCAACTTCCCCCAGGCGTACAGCCATGTAGGATTAATGAACGCTGCATATAGGATTGCGATGAAGCTGGATATGCCGATATTTTTGTAATTACGAATTAAAAATTACGAATTACGAATTATGAGCGAAGACCTAAGCGAGTAATATCATTTATTATTATTTGCTTAGGTCTTCGCTCATAATTCCTAATTCGTAATTTTTAATTCGTAATTCTATTCAGGGTTCTCAGCAAATGCCGCACTTCATGATAACTCCTCAGATAATACTGTGCGGCCGACACCTGACTGCCCACCTTAACTGTAATGGCTTTGTGCGGGAGCGCTTTAAAAATGTCTTCGTCGGTAACGTCATCTCCCATAGCCATTATAAAATCATATCTTTTGTGATTCATCCAGCTGAGGGCTGCTTTGCCTTTGTTAATCTCTATATTCTTTACCTCTATTACTTTATCACCGGGTAATGCCTGCAGACCTTTATCAACAGTATAATAACGGAGGGTGGTCATCAATTCATTGGCGCGTTGTTCTCCGAGGCCTGATTCTACGTTACGGTAATGCCACACGAGGGAGAAACTCTTTTCTTCGATAAAAGAACCTGGGGTACGGTCGGCGACCTGCTCTATGATGGGCTGGATTTCCTGTTTCCATTTATCGTTAAGTCCGGGTAACTGATACCACTCTCCTTCCCTGGTTTTCTGCCAGGCACCATGTTCCGCAATAAGATCCAGCTTCATATGGCCAAACCACTCCCCCAATGTTTCATGCTTCCTGCCACTAATGATCACCAGGTCATTCCCCGGGATAGCGGCCAGTTCCCGCAGCAGCTGATAGAGATCCGGATCAGGTGAGGCCATGTCTATATCCGGCTGAAAACCAACCAGGGTGCCGTCGTAATCGAGAAATATAATGCGCTTCTTAGCATGGGAATATTGCTGCCGGATCAATACGGCGGTTTCCTGGTTCACGCGCCGGGCAAGCATGTTCTGTTGCATTTCATTCACTTCCTGCAACCGGGTCGTAAATAACTTCACCCAGTGATGGATATTGAATTTAGCGACGATGGAACGCATTTGTTTCATCCGTCGCTGTTGCTCTTTGAGCGGCATGTTCAGCGCATCCACAATGGCTCTTGTAATAGCTCCTATATTGTTGGGATTTACGATGATCGCATCAATCAACTCTTTAGATGCACCAGCCATTTCACTGAGGATCAGTACGCCATCATTATTATTGCGGCTGGCTACATACTCTTTGCTGACGAGATTCATGCCGTCGCGCATAGGCGTAACAAGGCAAATATCGGCGAAGTTGTAGAGCGCAGACAGTGTTTCCAATGGAAATGAACGATAGAAATATTGAATCGGATGCCAGGTCAGCGTGCGGAAACGAGCGTTGATATTACCTACCTGTTTATCTATCTCATCTCTCAATTCCTTATACTGCGGCACGGTATCGCGGGATGGTACTACAATCATATATAATACCACCTTGCCTGCATATTCAGGATGCAGTTGCAGCAGCAGCTCAAACGCCTGCAGGCGTTGCAGTATGCCCTTGCTGTAGTCCAGCCGGTCGATCGACAGTACCATACGCTCCTGCTGGAAATTCTCTTTCAATGTTTGCATCTGGTGCAATACCCCCGAATCCTGGCCCATTGCGGCATACTTGTCGAAGTCGATGCCCATGGGGAATGTTTCCGCTACAATGGCGCGGTCGTTGTACGAAACTACATTCGCTGACGTGTTTGCCGGCAGCAGGCGGCTAACGGCGTCCAGGAAATGCCGGGTGTCATCGAACGTATGAAAACCCATCAGATCGGCGCCGAGCATGCCTTCCAGTATTTCTGTCCGCCACGGCAGAAGCCTGAATAACTCATAAGATGGAAATGGAATATGCAGGAAAAAACCGATGGAGATCTCCGGCATTTCTGCACGGATCATCCCCGGTAACACGAGTAGCTGATAGTCGTGTATCCAGATTGTATCGCCGGGCTCCGCTACTTTCATAATAATATCCCGGAATTTTTTATTTACCTGATAATAGGCGTCCCAATACACCTGGTCATAGTGGGCATAAACGGCCATATAGTGGAAAACAGGCCACAGTGTTTCGTTGGAAAAGCCCTCATAAAAATTGTTGATCTCCTCCTGAGTCAGGAAAACCGGCATCAGGTTCATTTTACGCAGTACCTTAGCCACTTTCTCCTGTTCTTTCTGCTCTGTGACTTCTTGTCCCGGCCAGCCTATCCATATATTATTACCTTCCTTATAGATAGATCCGAGGCCGGTTGCCAGCCCTCCTTCACTGGGTATCAGTGTGTAATCTCCGTCGGTTTCCGTCATCTTAACCGGTAGTCTGTTCGATACAATAATGGTCTTTCGCATAGTCAGTTTATATAATCTATTATCTAAATACATTCATCCGGACTGATGCTATGGAACAAAAAATGAACCCAAACGAAAGAATTAAGAATAGAGGATACAGAATCATAGTGTCGGAGGAACTACAGCACTAAGTTTTCCAACAGTCGGCATCATTGTTTTGGGTGAAGGCGTGGTTGTTACATTACAGATTTTCATCCCCCAAATAAAGCAGCATGCTGCCACCCAGGCAACATGCTGCTTCGGTATACTATCTCATTAGTAGGTATTAGTGACGATAATAGAATTAGTCATGTCATTAAAAGTACCAACCAGGCAAGGTGTACTTGCAGACACTGTATAATTCTTTCCCCCTGCAGTTGAATCAGCAAAATTACTGTTATACAAAATTGCGAGGCGCCCGGCAGGTGTCTTAACACTGGATAGATCATTCGGTTTTATACCTATTGTTGGGAATACCCCGGTGGGATATCCGCCGATAGCCAATGCAACCATATAACCACCGTATTGGCAATTCTGGTAAACCTGGACCCTTAAGGTGTCTGGCGTCGTTACGGTATTTGGAGTATTCAGCAAACTCACATACCGGGTAAAATTCTTAAAACGGCCAGCGTTGGAAGCATCCAACATTTTTATGTAAGGGTACAATTGATTCGGATATGGTTTAAGCCATACGTCCAGTGCATACACACCTCCGGTAGGGTTATAGCGCGCCAGCCTTGTGGTACGCTCACTTGTAAACATAGAGTTCGCAAAGTCCATATGATAAAGCCCGCAGAGAAACGTTTCCCAAAAGCTAATGGCATTTCCCAACTTTAAGCCGATCTTGTTGGTTTTATCCCTGAGCGTATTTCCGGCAGTGTTCCCTTCCATGGAATATACCGCTCTCAAAGTAAATGCAACATATTGCAGCCCATATTGCAGGTAAATTACTGCATCGCGATCTACAAAATCGGTGGTCTTACCACCGGACAGGAGATAGTTGTCTAAAAAAGTGCTATAAGACGACTTTGCTGTTGAGAGCAACGAATTGTCGCTCAGAATATAAGCGGAATAGAACAGAAAACAAATACGAATTGCTTCCCAGTTATTTACCTGATTAACGGTATTTCCATCCTGTAATGTCATATTATAGGCGCCCACCGTAGCCCTCCTCAGTATCCAGCCGTCAACGGTATCCCGGTCCGTTTGCCTGAAAGAGCTACGTACTACTGAATAAGCTTCATAGAATGGTAGAAACCCTGTTTCTGTTGGTCTGTGCCACGATTGTACATTCACTTTAGCCCAGGCTTTTAGTATTTGCGCTGCCTTGTCCAGGTATGGTTGCCTGGCTACTGAATCATCAGTTGCTTCTGACTTAAATGCCAGGGCCATCAGCCTGTTACCATCGGCCCCTGCAGCTGCGGCAGCTCCGGAAACACTGTAGATCGATGAGTATCCGGTAGGCGTATACGACAAAGCGGCATTTGAAGCTGTATCATACAAGTTCTGTACACCATTATTGGCAGCCACATCTGCCTTGAACTGGCTATGTCCCTGCTGGTCGAACAACAGGTTCGTCGAAAATGGTAAAGGAGCTGTAACAGTGCTGGCAAGTGACAGATCTCCACGTTTGCTAATTTTCTCCAATTCATTTTGGCGGCAGGAAATGGCCAGCAGCATTACACCAGCGACCCAGGATAGCCTTGTTGTAGATTTCAAAACGGACATCATATTAGTAGTGTTTAGTTAACAAATCATTCTAAATAAAAACAGCTGCAATACAAGGTCTTCTTCACCTTCCGGCAATTGCTACCAGGTGCTTGTCCTTCAATTGCGGAACTTTCCGGTGCTAACATAACAGATAGTATTGCTTATACTATATAAGACACCAAATAAAGCTAACAGGTGCAGTGCCTGGGGATTTTTTTTCAACGCCTTATTTCAGCCAGCAATCAGATGGCCGGCAAAGCGCAATATTCAGCTGGCGAGGCTATTTGTGTGGGGCTTATTTGTCACCAGGGGCATCGCGTTGTTGCTTAATTTCATATTTTCTATTCCTGACTCTCCTCGTCACTTTATCCACATCTCCGCAGGTGCTCATACTGCACCATTTGCGGGAACCATTGCGGCTATTATCCAGGAAAAGCCAGCCACAGGACGGACATTCCTTAATGGCCGCCTGCCTGCCGGAGGTATAAAGCTCCACGGCCGATTTCACCAGCCACCAATACACCTGTTCCAAAGCGGGTGCATTGAAAATGAGTTTACCATTCCCTTCCTGCCAGGTCATTTCCAGGTTCGCGAATGCTTCGCTGAGGTAGTTGTTAAATTGCAGCAGATCTGTTGCCGCCGGTTTCCTGCCGCCTGCCATCGCCACAAATAGCTGATGCAACAATTCCCTTAAACGGATACTTTTCTCAAAAACCATGGCCGCTTTCTGCGGATAATCTTTTCCCAGTCTTTCGAGCGTATGGAGAATTTTGGGAGATAGCGTCCCGGCATGTTGATACCATTTCAACAAGCCTGCATAGCTATCAAGATAATCAACGGACTCTTTTTTCTTCCGGTTGTCGATGGTGTTGATAAAATCAAGACACAATACTCCGCCGTCCAAACGGAGCTGATCAATGGATTTCCGGGTAGCCATTTCAGGATGATTTTATTGGATAAAACAAAGGTAGCAGAAATTATTAACCAGTAAAATTAGTTTTACTGGTTAATAATTTCTGCTACCTTTCAGGGCCAATTACCTTATTAAGGAAATACTTTAATAATATTAATATAGGAAGATGTAAATCAATTTATTACCACCATAAAAAGAGCGTCAAAAAAGCTGTTTCCAAAGTAATTCTGATACAATTTTACCATTGATCTTTTCATCAGCTCTCCCAATTTACCAGCTATCTGCCTACAAATACATTATTTACTTAACATATACTTCTATAATACCATTTGTGGGTCTTCTGGGAGCCAGGAAACTATCGATCTTATGATAATTTTCTTCCAGATCTTTTCTTAAAGCAAACGGGAAAAAGTTATTCAGGGTTGGGACATACTCATACAATACCAGGTCATAATGATGGTCCTTTACTTTCGATTTGAAGGTAGTCAGCTGGCGGTTAAACATGCCCACACCGAAGTGATACCACAAAGGGTAATCGGGCCCGGTTTCTTCTTTATAGGGCATCGCTGCTGCAAGCGGTGTCAGCTCTGTCATATTCAGTACTTTGATATCTCCCTTCTTCTCTTTTACCACCGGCAAAGCCATGATGCGTTCCATTCCTTTTACAGTAGATTCGGGCATGTATATTTTGCGGAAAGGTTTCAGGTCGGAAAATACCCACGACGACATAGGCACATCTGTAGTGTCGAGGTTGAGCATATAGTTGCGCCGGTTTACCACATTCTCACGCTCCCCGCTTTGCGTAGCTGCCATTTCCTGCGCAGGGAACAACCGGTCTGCAAACCTGCCTACATATTTCCACCAGGTGCCCGACCACCAGAAAAGGATCAGCAAAGTGCCTCCCAGCAGGGTACTGAATTGTTCTGTTTTAATTTGAAGAGATGCACACAAGCTACTGGCAATGAATGCAAATGCAAAACTGTGGAAGAAGATGTTGTTATCGGGCGGTGTATAACTGGTTACCTGGAAAATAGCAGCCTCTCCCAAAATGCCCAGTGTCAGCATTACGAACAGCACCTGCCTGCGGTTCTGCAACCAGGCCCCCCATTGTTTGATCTGAGTGGCCATGCAGAGTATCACCAGCACCACGTATCCTTTAATCCAGTTTGAACTGCCCAGTATTTCATCTGTAAAATCGTTTATGGCTAACCGTGAGCTATGCGGCGGCTGACCATGATTGAACCAATACGCAAATCCTGGCATCAGTGGCACAATGAATATCACAGCAATGATAAAAAACAGACCTATGAAAGCCAGGAGATCCAGCCAGCGCCGGGTTTGCCAGCAATTGTAGGCAGTAAAGGCCAGGCAAAGCATCAGCGCCATACCACCTCCATCCTGTTTTGTAAAAACAGACAGGAAGATGAAAAGTGCAGACGCAGCCATCCAGGCGTACTTACGTACACGGCTATCTGAAAAAAATGATTTCAGCAGGAAAGCGATACCCACCAGCTCGTATACAATCACCGTTTGGTTATACCAGGGCCAGAAGTTGAAGAAGGAATATGAGAGTACAAATACTAACACCGACAGCATCCGCACGCCTGGCGTTACATCCAGGCTACGCAGAATAGAGCGGAAAGCCAAACCACCTATAATATTAATGAATGCCTGTGCCTTCACCAACGTAATCAGCGCGGGACCAAACAGCTTAAAGAAAATGGCCGGTACAATCCAGAAGCCATATCCCAGCGGCGAACCGAAATCTTTAAAGGGTACTTGTCCGGATGAAATCCTGTATGCACCTTCCCATGAAAGAAAAATATTTACACGATAAGGGTATGTCACGAATAAAGGCACCAGGGCAAGAGCAACAATAATCAGTATTTCGATGGCGGCCAGACTGCGGCCTTTGGTAGTATTTACCGGCATATAGATTGGGATTCGCTATAATTTAGTAATGATTGTGTTACACGAGTGGCAGCAAATGTATAGAATTAATTGTAATTTGGCACCGTTAAACATCATCTTTAGATCCCCATGAAGTATATCGCGCTGCTGAGACCCGGCCAATGGTTAAAGAATGCTTTCCTTTTTATCCCGCTTTTTTTTGCCGGAGAAATCTTCGATATCGCAAAACTGAGCAGTATGGCGGTGGCGTTTTTGTCCTTTAGTCTTGTAGCCAGCAGCATCTATATCATCAACGACTTCCGGGATATAGAAGCCGACAGGCAACATCCGGTGAAATGTAAGCGTCCCCTGGCTTCCGGGGCGGTGTCGAAACAGGTAGCCATTGTGCTATTTGTTATCTGTCTGCTGGCGGGGTTCGCCACGGCTTTTCTGATAAGAGAGAAATTTGCGTTTGTACTGGGCATTTATTTCCTGCTGAACCTGCTCTACTGTTTCGGACTGAAAAACATTTCCATACTGGACATCATGATTATAGCCACCGGCTTTGTGCTGCGGGTGAAATGCGGCGGTGTGGCCGCCGGCGTAGCTATTTCGGAATGGCTGGTGATCATGATATTCCTACTGGCATTGTTTATGGCGATTGCGAAACGCAGAGATGATATACTCATTAAACTGGCTTCAGGAAAAGAAATGCGTAAGGCGGCAAAGGGATATAACCTCGATTTCCTGAACATCATGCTGGCCCTCGTATCGGCAGTGATCATTGTTTGCTACCTGATGTATACCATCGCGCCGGAAACACAGGCCCGCATGCATACCTACCGGTTGTATTATACAACACTTTTTGTAATTGGCGGATTATTACGATATTTGCAAATAACCTATGTGGAGAACAACACAGGTTCGCCCACTAAAATCCTATATAAAGACCGTTTTATTCAATTAACCATCCTCCTGTGGATCCTGAGTTTTTATGTGTTAATTTATTTACCGACAGATAAAACATTTTTTGAATAATGCAAAAACGGTTGGCCAACTGGGGAAACTTCCCGGTTGTTGCAAGTGACGAGAATTCCTTTACGCAGGAAGATCAGCTTCGTCAGTATGTGATGTCTCATACACACATTATTGCCCGGGGAAACGGGCGCTGTTATGGCGATGCTTCTCTTGGCAGGCATAGTATATCGATGCTGAAATACGACAAGATGCTGGATCTTGACATCGCAGCAGGTGTCATTGATGTGCAGGCGGGTGTAACGCTCGACCAGATCCTGGATATTATTGTGCCTAAAGGATGGTTTCTCCCGGTAACCCCAGGCACCAAATACATTACGGTAGGTGGTGCAGTAGCTTCAGATGTACATGGCAAAAACCATCATGTGGAAGGTGCCTTTTCCGGGCATATTGAGCATATGGATGTACTGACAGCTTCCGGGGAGAAGATCACCTGCTCGGCTACTCTTCACCCCGATCTGTTCTGGGCCACCTGTGGCGGAATGGGCCTTACCGGGGTCATCACCCGGGTGAAGTTCCGGCTGAAGAAGATATCCACTGCCTATATCCGGCAAACGCAGCTGAAGGCGCGTAACCTCGAGGAAGTGCTCCGGCTGTTCGATGAATACAAGCACTATACCTATTCCATGGCGTGGATCGATTGCCTCCAGAAGGGCGAATCATTCGGTCGCAGTATCCTCATTGTAGGTGAGCATGCCACTCCGGAAGAACTGGATGAACATCAGAAAAAGGCGCCGCTTACGTTGCCGGCT
The genomic region above belongs to Chitinophaga sp. 180180018-3 and contains:
- the glk gene encoding glucokinase, which encodes MQTLKKQSYLPRFVEPAHDGDRKSYLLAGDLGGTKTNLALFSIQNGELNLIREEKYASREYKNFSDMIRQFLGECQDTPPQRICIGVAGPVVRGKVELTNLSRELSEEEIRQGTGIQAVALINDLEATAYGLATLSSQQLTTLHRGAGDHAGNMAIIAPGTGLGMAGLYWDGTYHHPFPTEGGHTDFAPRTDLDILLLRYLQEKYEIVSWERLISGPGIHDIYQFLRDIKGMEEPSALKAAMDAGDPSAEISKAALEGKVPVCMKTMELFVRYLARESCNLVLKMKSTGGLFLGGGIPPKIAVMLETGEFYHHYLQGDRMAELLASTPVHIVNNDKTALWGAAFYAGLLKE
- a CDS encoding glycoside hydrolase family 15 protein, which translates into the protein MERHTYQTGIIGNCAFLAHINKNTNIDWLCWPRMDSSFIFGGLLDQKRGGTFSILPEESYSSHQFYMENTNILCTEITTTAGSYRITDFAPRFMQYERFFKPLMLIRKIEPMEGSPRIKVKCEPVYDYGARKLRPRRGSSHVEYVGGDESIRLTTNIAVSYIIDEEYFVLNDTKYLILTYGHPLEAPLASTAERFLRETVQYWRTWIKHSSIANYFQPYVIRSALALKIHQFEDTGAVIAASTTSLPEFPGSGRNWDYRYCWMRDSYYIITALNHIGHFEEMERYFGYITDISFSDDLRYQPLYGITGERILTETILPHLDGYMNNTPVRIGNQAYEHIQNDIYGQVLISMLPLYTDHRFVFSERKDSGRWLDLLLKKIERTIDEKDAGIWEFRNMANIHCYTNLFQWAGCSAAEKMARTIGNETLLQKAIALKEKAAAHIESCYDPVRRVYTNAAGSQHLDASTLQLIMMNYLDPTSEKARDHLAALERELKTPEGLFYRYLHSDDFGKPKTTFLVCAFWYVEALACVGRLDEAQQEFNRLLQYSNHLLLFSEDVDAESGGQWGNFPQAYSHVGLMNAAYRIAMKLDMPIFL
- a CDS encoding bifunctional alpha,alpha-trehalose-phosphate synthase (UDP-forming)/trehalose-phosphatase, which produces MRKTIIVSNRLPVKMTETDGDYTLIPSEGGLATGLGSIYKEGNNIWIGWPGQEVTEQKEQEKVAKVLRKMNLMPVFLTQEEINNFYEGFSNETLWPVFHYMAVYAHYDQVYWDAYYQVNKKFRDIIMKVAEPGDTIWIHDYQLLVLPGMIRAEMPEISIGFFLHIPFPSYELFRLLPWRTEILEGMLGADLMGFHTFDDTRHFLDAVSRLLPANTSANVVSYNDRAIVAETFPMGIDFDKYAAMGQDSGVLHQMQTLKENFQQERMVLSIDRLDYSKGILQRLQAFELLLQLHPEYAGKVVLYMIVVPSRDTVPQYKELRDEIDKQVGNINARFRTLTWHPIQYFYRSFPLETLSALYNFADICLVTPMRDGMNLVSKEYVASRNNNDGVLILSEMAGASKELIDAIIVNPNNIGAITRAIVDALNMPLKEQQRRMKQMRSIVAKFNIHHWVKLFTTRLQEVNEMQQNMLARRVNQETAVLIRQQYSHAKKRIIFLDYDGTLVGFQPDIDMASPDPDLYQLLRELAAIPGNDLVIISGRKHETLGEWFGHMKLDLIAEHGAWQKTREGEWYQLPGLNDKWKQEIQPIIEQVADRTPGSFIEEKSFSLVWHYRNVESGLGEQRANELMTTLRYYTVDKGLQALPGDKVIEVKNIEINKGKAALSWMNHKRYDFIMAMGDDVTDEDIFKALPHKAITVKVGSQVSAAQYYLRSYHEVRHLLRTLNRITN
- a CDS encoding ABATE domain-containing protein; translated protein: MATRKSIDQLRLDGGVLCLDFINTIDNRKKKESVDYLDSYAGLLKWYQHAGTLSPKILHTLERLGKDYPQKAAMVFEKSIRLRELLHQLFVAMAGGRKPAATDLLQFNNYLSEAFANLEMTWQEGNGKLIFNAPALEQVYWWLVKSAVELYTSGRQAAIKECPSCGWLFLDNSRNGSRKWCSMSTCGDVDKVTRRVRNRKYEIKQQRDAPGDK
- a CDS encoding decaprenyl-phosphate phosphoribosyltransferase, translating into MKYIALLRPGQWLKNAFLFIPLFFAGEIFDIAKLSSMAVAFLSFSLVASSIYIINDFRDIEADRQHPVKCKRPLASGAVSKQVAIVLFVICLLAGFATAFLIREKFAFVLGIYFLLNLLYCFGLKNISILDIMIIATGFVLRVKCGGVAAGVAISEWLVIMIFLLALFMAIAKRRDDILIKLASGKEMRKAAKGYNLDFLNIMLALVSAVIIVCYLMYTIAPETQARMHTYRLYYTTLFVIGGLLRYLQITYVENNTGSPTKILYKDRFIQLTILLWILSFYVLIYLPTDKTFFE
- a CDS encoding FAD-binding oxidoreductase, with the protein product MQKRLANWGNFPVVASDENSFTQEDQLRQYVMSHTHIIARGNGRCYGDASLGRHSISMLKYDKMLDLDIAAGVIDVQAGVTLDQILDIIVPKGWFLPVTPGTKYITVGGAVASDVHGKNHHVEGAFSGHIEHMDVLTASGEKITCSATLHPDLFWATCGGMGLTGVITRVKFRLKKISTAYIRQTQLKARNLEEVLRLFDEYKHYTYSMAWIDCLQKGESFGRSILIVGEHATPEELDEHQKKAPLTLPAKRKLSVPFNLPSFILNTFTVKAFNWLYYAKNYKREMHKVIPYEPFFYPLDAILHWNRGYGKEGFVQYQFVVSLEQKDGLIAILRRISEKGWGSFLAVLKVFGKQDSLISFPMEGYTLALDFPIRKGLFEFLDELDEIVLQYGGRLYLSKDARMKQHIFWKSYPNAGRFADIVKQYNKDARFESLQSERLLLTK